Below is a window of Desmonostoc muscorum LEGE 12446 DNA.
GTTTACAGAGTTCTCTTGCCGTCAGGATATGATCTCAAAGACTCTATCTGCGATAATAAGCAACGTCTCTCTACAAGGATTTTGATATCATGCACAATCGTTTTCATATATGAAATCAGCAACACCCAAAATTTTATCTGAATGTTTTGGCATAATTTTACACCTGTGCATAACTGTGCATTTATCCTGGATTTCACACAATCGAAAACAGCGATATTAGAATCAAGTCAAATATTCATAACAGTAATTCGTTCGCTATCATCAAGTTTGATTATAAATTTTCCCAGACAAAATATCAACTTATCTTGTATTTTTGATTTAAAATGTGTATATTACATTCCACTCAGAAACACAATAACATAAAAGAGAGCATCCCGATGCACAACCACCAATTATTTAATGCTAACATCGAGAACGATCGCGTTCTTTTAACTCCCAATGAAATTAAATCAAGATTACCATTAACTCAATTAGCAGAACAAACAGTTTTAAAGTATAGAGAGGAAATAGAAGATATTTTAGATTTTCGCGATCGCCGAAAATTCATCGTAGTTGGTCCCTGTTCAATCCACGATCCCAAAGCAGCGATCGAATATTCCCAAAGATTGAAAGTATTGGCCGAGAAAGTCCAAGATAAACTGCTACTAATTATGCGAGTTTACTTTGAAAAACCCAGAACAACCGTAGGCTGGAAAGGATTAATTAACGACCCAGACATGGATGATTCTTTTCATGTAGAAAATGGATTATTAATTGCACGCCAGCTATTATTACAAATTACAGAATTGGGATTACCTGCTGGCACAGAAGCCCTAGACCCAATCATCCCTCAATACATTAGTGAACTGATTACATGGTCTGCCATTGGCGCACGCACCACCGAATCACAAACTCATCGGGAAATGGCAAGCGGACTTTCCATGCCTGTGGGTTTTAAAAACGGCACCGACGGCAATATTCAAGTAGCTTTGAATGCCCTACAATCAGCTAGAAACCCTCATAATTTTCTGGGAATTAATCAAAACGGACAAGTCAGCGTATTTCAAACCAAAGGTAATGCCTACGGTCATGTTATTTTAAGAGGTGGTAATCAGCCCAACTTTGATGTAGCAAGCGTCAGCGTAGTGGAAAATAAATTAAAAGAGGCAAATTTACCACCAAGAATTGTCATCGATTGTAGCCACGGCAATACAAATAAAGACTACAAATTACAAGCTGCCGTTTTGGAAAATATTATCGAGCAAATATTGGATGGTAACACATCAATAGTTGGCATGATGCTGGAATCGAATATATATGAAGGTAATCAGCCAATGACTGGGAAAAAAGAAGAATTAAAATATGGTGTTTCTGTAACTGACAAATGTATTAACTGGGAAGAAACAGAGAAAATTATTTTGGCCGCCCACGAAAAACTTAAGTAACTTGTTTACTAGACTGGAATCCAAATTAAGTATTCAAAAATTGTCTTCATGGGGGAGAGGAGAAAGAAAAATTTCTTCCTTACCTGCCTCATCCCCCGACGATTTTCTATTTTCTCTGCTTAGAGTGATAGAGCGTTAATCACGATTAAACAACCACAAAATTGTTGTTGGTTAATGACAACCCAGCAGTAACTAAAGCAAACTGTACCTGAGCAAATGCGCCTGCACTGCCATCTTGGTCAAAGAACAATCCACCTGTAGTGGAGTTATAAATAAATCGTTCACTGCTAGTGGTTGCAGATGTTCCAAGTGTAAACTGACTAGCTAAAAGTACACCTGCTGATAAACCGCCGCCAAAACCAGCAGCCGACACCTGAATTAGTTCATTAGTGGCGTTGAAGTCATAAATCTGATCAACACCTTCATTGAAACTACTGAAAACAAAAGTATCAGTACCGCTTCCTCCAATTAGGCTATCATTACCTTTGCCACCTGTGAGGATATCATCGCCATTACCACCGTTGAGGATGTTCTCGCCAGAAGCGCCAGAGGCAGAGAGAATATCATCACCATTGCCTCCATCAAGTAGATTATCGCCTGATGAATCATCAATATTCAATGTATCATTACCAGCACCACCGTTGAGCGTGTTATTGCCTGATGCGCCAATATTGCCAATGTTGTAGTCGTTCTGGAAGGCAGAGGCAGAGAGATAATCATTACCATTGCCTCCATCAAGTAGATTATCGCCTGATGAATCTTCAATATTCAATGTGTCATTACCAGCACCACCGTTGAGCGTGTTATTGCCTGATATCTGCAAGCCAGAAGCAGAGAGATAATCATTACCATTACTTCCATCGAGTAGATTATCGCCTGATGAATAGCCAATATTCAACGTGTCATTACCAGCACTACCGTTGAGCGTGCTATTGCCTGATGTGTGCAAGCCAGAGAGAATATCATTACCATTACCTCCATCAAGTAGATTATCGCCTGATGAATAGTCAATATTCAATGTGTCATTACCAGCACCACCGTTGAGAGTGTTATTGCCTAAGGAGGGAGAGTCATATGGGATACGGTAGTTGGCGTCAATCGTGAGAAAATCATTGCCATCACCCCCATCCAAGAGGTTATTGCCTGCTGAACCGATAGCACTCAAGTTATCATTCCCTGCACCACCGTTAAGCGTGTTATTGCCTAAGGAGCGAGAGTCGTATGTGCTCGTGCCATAACTATTCGTGTAGCCAGAGACGGAGAGAGTATCATTGCCATCGCCCCCGGAGAGTAAGTTATCGCCGGTTGAACCGCTAGCACTCAAGTTATCATTCCCTGCACCACCGTTAAGTGTGTTATTGCCTAAGGAGGTAGAGTCCTCCTCGGAGCCGCCATAATAGTCGTCATATATTCTCAAACCGCCAGAGACAGAGAGAGTATCATTGCCATCGTCCCCAGAGAGTAAGTTATTGCCTTTTGAACCACTAGCACTCAAGGCATCATCACCTACACCACCGTTGAGCGTGTTATTGCCATATGAGCGAGAGTCAGAAGAGGAGTAATAGCCTTCATATGAGTACTGGCCTTCACTGCCAGAGATGGAGAGGGAATCATTACCATTACCCCCAGAGAGTAAATTATCGCCTTTTGAACCGCTAGCACTCAAGGTATCGTCACCATCGCCACCATTGAGGGTGTTATTGCCTAAGGAGACAGAGTTGAAGTAGTCGTCGAGGTAAGTTGATTGAGAATAGCCAGAGATGGAGAGGGTATCATTGCCATCGCCACCAAAAAGGAGGTTATTGCCTGTTGAGCCGCTAGCACTCAAGGTATCGTTACCAGCACCACCGTTGAGGGTATTATTTCCTTTAGATCGCAGGTCCTTGTCTTCTGTGTAGAGTAGGCGGTAGTACTGGTAGCCAGAGGCGAAGAGAGTATCATTGCCATCGCCTCCATCGAGGAGGTTATCGCCTTCTGAATTATCAGCATTGAAGTCACTCCTCGTACCAGCAACAAGAGTATCATTGCCCACACCACCAATGAGAGTATCGTTGCCAGTACCACCCCGCAGCAAGTCGTTACCGCTTAAGCCGTTGATGATGTCGTCACCTCCCTGACCATTGATGACATCATCTGAGTTGTCAAAACCCTTGACATTGTTTGAGAGGTCGTTGAGGAAAGTGACTGTGTTTTTTCTAAAGACAGTGCTTTGGGTGGAGTTAGCATTGAAAACATCAAAACTGTCTTGAATACTGCTTTGCTCATGAAATAGAATATTGCCTGAGTTTACAGTGGCTCCAGTAGATTTGGTGAGGTTATCTAGATTTTCCAAGGCAAAGTTTTGCAGGATGACTTTAGTTATCTCTTCAAAACTAGATCCAAGCTCATAACCTCCTATCCCTTCAAAGCCAATTTCCAAGTTTGTGCCATTCTGGGTGAGTACCAGATTTCGTGCAGTCAATCCACCAATGAATTTGATAGTATCGACTTCAGCAATGACTGCTGCTGAGGGATTTGTGCCTTTACCGACGCCACCAAAATCAGTGATTGTATATGGCTGTCCACTTCCGTTGTAAAAGTCGTAAACAAATATATCGTTACCACCTCCACCAGTTAGGGTGTCAAACTCATAATCGTAAATAATGCCCTGTAGAGTATCGTTGCCTGCGGTTCCAATGATATTTGCCATAAATTTTTCCTACCTGAGTCCATTTTTGGAGTAACTTCAGTTGTCAATAATCGAGTTAGTGCTGTTTGAGGGCACAAATAAATTGCCAAAAGTTGAAGCTTTGGGCATACTTTTTTCAGTCTTTAGATAAAGTCGCCAATTTTTCATTGAAGATTTCCCCTTTAACGCTCTTTTATGACTCTGGAAAGAGAATAATCCAAGCGATTAGAAATCGCGGCTACACAAACTCTCGTCCGCCTGCGCGGACTAACGCAAAAATAGGGTTTCAAATTTTATCT
It encodes the following:
- a CDS encoding 3-deoxy-7-phosphoheptulonate synthase translates to MHNHQLFNANIENDRVLLTPNEIKSRLPLTQLAEQTVLKYREEIEDILDFRDRRKFIVVGPCSIHDPKAAIEYSQRLKVLAEKVQDKLLLIMRVYFEKPRTTVGWKGLINDPDMDDSFHVENGLLIARQLLLQITELGLPAGTEALDPIIPQYISELITWSAIGARTTESQTHREMASGLSMPVGFKNGTDGNIQVALNALQSARNPHNFLGINQNGQVSVFQTKGNAYGHVILRGGNQPNFDVASVSVVENKLKEANLPPRIVIDCSHGNTNKDYKLQAAVLENIIEQILDGNTSIVGMMLESNIYEGNQPMTGKKEELKYGVSVTDKCINWEETEKIILAAHEKLK
- a CDS encoding calcium-binding protein, with the translated sequence MANIIGTAGNDTLQGIIYDYEFDTLTGGGGNDIFVYDFYNGSGQPYTITDFGGVGKGTNPSAAVIAEVDTIKFIGGLTARNLVLTQNGTNLEIGFEGIGGYELGSSFEEITKVILQNFALENLDNLTKSTGATVNSGNILFHEQSSIQDSFDVFNANSTQSTVFRKNTVTFLNDLSNNVKGFDNSDDVINGQGGDDIINGLSGNDLLRGGTGNDTLIGGVGNDTLVAGTRSDFNADNSEGDNLLDGGDGNDTLFASGYQYYRLLYTEDKDLRSKGNNTLNGGAGNDTLSASGSTGNNLLFGGDGNDTLSISGYSQSTYLDDYFNSVSLGNNTLNGGDGDDTLSASGSKGDNLLSGGNGNDSLSISGSEGQYSYEGYYSSSDSRSYGNNTLNGGVGDDALSASGSKGNNLLSGDDGNDTLSVSGGLRIYDDYYGGSEEDSTSLGNNTLNGGAGNDNLSASGSTGDNLLSGGDGNDTLSVSGYTNSYGTSTYDSRSLGNNTLNGGAGNDNLSAIGSAGNNLLDGGDGNDFLTIDANYRIPYDSPSLGNNTLNGGAGNDTLNIDYSSGDNLLDGGNGNDILSGLHTSGNSTLNGSAGNDTLNIGYSSGDNLLDGSNGNDYLSASGLQISGNNTLNGGAGNDTLNIEDSSGDNLLDGGNGNDYLSASAFQNDYNIGNIGASGNNTLNGGAGNDTLNIDDSSGDNLLDGGNGDDILSASGASGENILNGGNGDDILTGGKGNDSLIGGSGTDTFVFSSFNEGVDQIYDFNATNELIQVSAAGFGGGLSAGVLLASQFTLGTSATTSSERFIYNSTTGGLFFDQDGSAGAFAQVQFALVTAGLSLTNNNFVVV